One genomic segment of Penaeus chinensis breed Huanghai No. 1 chromosome 24, ASM1920278v2, whole genome shotgun sequence includes these proteins:
- the LOC125037950 gene encoding ATP-dependent RNA helicase A-like, protein MKLLVLISTLVATSSATPQGYSLGTPSGPSFGIGGSGSGFGSGGCGPGQVLHIDGRCVTPRVSHKVYLYDAPPAPPITHGPPPYIPEPTIDTNIVFIRTPEGGQGPDPIVIPPPQQRHVLYVLNKQTQQGQEVIEVPAPPATSPEVYFVNYADGENPVLPSGVDLQSALNAASQGGGQVIGGGDGGVGGGFGGSGGVGGGFGGGISGGFGGGVVGGGFISGGDSGELISGGSGGGFITGGVVSTPSNLYSTP, encoded by the exons ATGAAGCTCTTG GTCTTAATATCAACACTCGTGGCTACGTCGTCAGCCACCCCTCAAGGCTACAGCTTAGGCACACCTTCAGGACCAAGTTTTGGAATTGGAGGTTCAGGCTCAGGATTTGGCTCAGGTGGATGCGGTCCCGGACAGGTGCTTCACATCGATGGCAGGTGCGTCACTCCACGCGTCAGCCATAAAGTTTACTTATATGAcgcaccaccagcaccaccaattACACATGGTCCTCCACCGTACATCCCTGAGCCAACCATAGACACAAACATCGTATTCATCCGAACTCCTGAAGGAGGACAAGGGCCAGATCCCATCGTTATACCTCCACCACAGCAGAGGCACGTCCTGTATGTTctcaacaaacagacacaacagGGACAGGAAGTGATTGAAGTGCCAGCACCACCAGCAACTAGTCCTGAAGTTTACTTCGTGAACTATGCTGATGGCGAGAACCCAGTACTTCCTAGCGGTGTTGATCTACAGAGTGCCTTGAACGCAGCTTCTCAAGGAGGCGGTCaagtgattggtggtggtgacggaggtGTCGGCGGTGGTTTCGGAGGCAGcggaggtgttggtggtggttttgGAGGAGGAATTAGCGGTGGATTTGGAGGTGGTGTTGTTGGCGGAGGTTTCATAAGCGGTGGCGATAGTGGAGAACTCATCTCTGGTGGAAGTGGCGGTGGATTCATCACAGGTGGCGTTGTTTCCACCCCCTCAAATCTTTACAGTACACCATAG